The Cupriavidus nantongensis genome has a segment encoding these proteins:
- a CDS encoding aldo/keto reductase — protein sequence MSIDRRSFLGVAAGLAAAGFGPALPAHAATVAAPLRRTIPGTTEALPVIGMGTADTFDVGTGPDERKPLAEVMGLLLQTEGSVVDTAPSYGSAEAVTGDLLRAANARNRVFLATKISARSGAPAQAQWERSLADLHVDKVDLLQIHNLIDWQGNLRWLRLLKEQGRIRYLGITHYRDDAHEALEKIVRAERVDFVQINYSVGERNAERTLLPLCEARGVAVLVNRPFQDGRLFRVVKERPLPPWAGDIDCGSWGQLFLKFVVSHPAVTAAIPATSKPRNMADNLGAGLGRMPDPGQRERIAALLR from the coding sequence ATGTCGATCGACCGTCGCTCCTTCCTTGGCGTGGCCGCCGGGTTGGCCGCAGCAGGGTTCGGGCCAGCACTGCCTGCCCATGCCGCCACCGTTGCCGCGCCCCTGCGCCGCACCATTCCCGGCACCACCGAAGCCCTGCCCGTGATCGGCATGGGTACCGCCGACACTTTCGACGTCGGCACTGGCCCCGACGAACGCAAGCCGCTGGCGGAGGTCATGGGGCTGTTGCTGCAGACCGAAGGCTCGGTGGTCGATACCGCGCCCAGCTACGGCAGCGCCGAAGCCGTGACCGGCGACCTGCTGCGCGCGGCCAATGCGCGCAACCGGGTCTTCCTGGCCACCAAGATCTCGGCCCGTTCAGGCGCACCGGCGCAGGCGCAATGGGAACGGTCGCTGGCCGACCTGCACGTCGACAAGGTCGACCTGCTGCAGATACACAATCTGATCGACTGGCAGGGCAACCTGCGCTGGCTGCGGCTGTTGAAGGAACAGGGCCGCATCCGCTACCTGGGCATCACCCATTACCGCGACGACGCCCACGAGGCGCTGGAGAAGATCGTGCGCGCCGAGCGTGTCGATTTCGTCCAGATCAACTACTCGGTGGGCGAGCGCAATGCCGAGCGCACGCTGCTGCCGCTGTGCGAGGCGCGCGGCGTGGCGGTGCTGGTCAACCGTCCGTTCCAGGACGGCCGCCTGTTCCGCGTGGTCAAGGAGCGCCCGCTGCCGCCATGGGCCGGCGACATTGACTGCGGCTCCTGGGGCCAGCTGTTCCTGAAGTTCGTCGTCAGCCATCCGGCGGTGACCGCGGCAATCCCGGCCACCTCCAAGCCGCGCAACATGGCCGACAACCTCGGCGCCGGGCTCGGACGCATGCCCGATCCGGGCCAGCGCGAGCGCATCGCGGCACTGCTGCGCTGA
- a CDS encoding GntP family permease: MGAVTGTTLLVYALIAVIALVVLIARYKLNPFITLVVVSVLLGFAVGMPMSEIVKSFEAGVGGTLGHIALVVGLGTMLGKMMAESGGAERIANTLIDFFGAKNVHWAMATIAFIVGLPVFFEVGFVLLVPIAFNVAKRTGTSMVLVGIPMVAGLSVVHGLIPPHPAALLAVTAYGADIGKTIMYALIVGIPTAALAGPLFAKLMDRYVKLPEYNPLAEQFTEEDERVKESHQLPGFGITVFTILLPVVLMLIGSWADLFTTPKTFANDFLKLIGNSVMALLIAALVSFYTFGKARGFNRETILKFTNECVAPTAIITLVVGAGGGFGRILRDSGISTAIVDVATGANVSVLVLGWLVAVMIRIATGSATVAMTTAAGIVAPIAASVPGTRPELLVLTTGAGSLILSHVNDGGFWLVKEYFNMTVAQTFKTWSVCETIISVVALLLTLGLATVV; the protein is encoded by the coding sequence ATGGGTGCCGTCACCGGAACCACGCTCTTGGTGTATGCGCTGATCGCAGTGATCGCACTGGTGGTGCTGATCGCGCGCTACAAGCTCAACCCGTTCATTACCCTGGTCGTCGTCTCGGTGCTGCTCGGCTTTGCCGTGGGCATGCCGATGAGCGAGATCGTCAAGTCGTTTGAAGCCGGTGTCGGCGGCACCCTCGGCCATATCGCGCTGGTGGTGGGCCTGGGCACCATGCTGGGCAAGATGATGGCCGAGTCCGGCGGCGCCGAGCGCATCGCCAACACGCTGATCGATTTCTTCGGCGCGAAGAACGTGCATTGGGCCATGGCCACCATCGCGTTTATCGTCGGCCTGCCGGTGTTCTTCGAAGTGGGCTTCGTGCTGCTGGTGCCGATCGCCTTCAACGTCGCCAAGCGCACCGGCACGTCGATGGTGCTGGTCGGCATTCCGATGGTGGCCGGCCTGTCGGTGGTGCACGGCCTGATCCCGCCGCACCCGGCGGCGCTGCTGGCGGTGACCGCATACGGCGCCGATATCGGCAAGACCATCATGTACGCGCTGATCGTGGGCATCCCGACCGCAGCCCTCGCCGGCCCGCTGTTCGCCAAGCTGATGGACCGCTACGTCAAGCTGCCCGAATACAACCCGCTGGCCGAGCAGTTCACCGAAGAGGATGAGCGCGTCAAGGAATCGCACCAGCTGCCGGGCTTTGGCATCACGGTGTTCACCATCCTGCTGCCGGTGGTGCTGATGCTGATCGGCAGCTGGGCCGACCTGTTCACCACGCCCAAGACCTTCGCCAACGACTTCCTGAAGCTGATCGGCAACTCGGTGATGGCGCTGCTGATCGCCGCGCTGGTGAGCTTCTACACCTTCGGCAAGGCGCGGGGCTTCAATCGCGAGACCATCCTCAAGTTCACCAACGAGTGCGTGGCGCCCACCGCCATCATCACGCTGGTGGTCGGTGCCGGCGGCGGCTTCGGCCGCATCCTGCGCGACTCGGGCATCTCCACCGCCATCGTCGACGTCGCCACCGGCGCCAACGTGTCGGTGCTGGTGCTGGGCTGGCTGGTCGCGGTGATGATCCGCATCGCCACGGGCTCGGCAACGGTTGCCATGACCACCGCCGCGGGCATCGTCGCGCCGATTGCCGCGAGCGTGCCCGGCACCCGCCCGGAACTGCTGGTGCTGACCACCGGCGCCGGCTCGCTGATCCTGTCGCATGTGAACGACGGCGGCTTCTGGCTGGTCAAGGAGTACTTCAACATGACCGTGGCCCAGACCTTCAAGACCTGGTCGGTCTGCGAAACCATCATCTCGGTGGTGGCGCTGCTGCTGACGCTGGGCCTGGCCACGGTGGTCTGA
- a CDS encoding AraC family transcriptional regulator: MEKGSVAICFVHHAIAGLRARGIDPEPVLRGAGIAPALLAVPQARVSTASYSELWLAVAAALDDEFFGQDSRSMKCGSFAMLCHAVAGSRTLAQALERITRYFRLLLDDIGVRLERHGDEAALVLTTPSAHLGRQPGVFAQETMLIMLHGLMSWLLRRRVPVRLAAFAYAEPPYSAEYRVMYSRQLAFAQPATALVFDATLLEQPVRQDERSLKAFLRDAPHNVVVKYSDRSSMGARVRRLLRNQRPDQWPTFEDLAVSLNLSASSLRRRLMEEGVSYQDLKDALRRDLAIEALSHSGRAVADIAAELGFAEPGAFHRAFRRWTGSRPGAYRRVAEG, translated from the coding sequence ATGGAAAAAGGCAGTGTCGCCATCTGTTTCGTCCACCACGCCATCGCGGGGCTGCGCGCGCGCGGCATCGACCCGGAGCCGGTGCTGCGCGGCGCCGGAATTGCCCCGGCGCTGCTGGCGGTGCCGCAGGCGCGGGTCTCGACCGCCAGCTACAGCGAACTGTGGCTGGCGGTGGCCGCGGCGCTGGACGACGAGTTCTTTGGCCAGGACTCGCGCAGCATGAAGTGCGGCAGCTTTGCCATGCTGTGCCATGCGGTGGCGGGCAGCCGCACGCTGGCGCAGGCGCTGGAGCGCATCACGCGGTACTTCCGGCTGCTGCTCGACGACATCGGCGTGCGGCTCGAGCGCCACGGCGACGAGGCCGCGCTGGTGCTGACCACGCCGAGCGCGCATCTGGGCCGGCAGCCCGGCGTGTTCGCGCAGGAAACCATGCTGATCATGCTGCATGGCCTGATGAGCTGGCTGCTGCGGCGGCGCGTGCCGGTCCGGCTGGCCGCGTTCGCCTATGCCGAGCCGCCGTACAGTGCGGAATATCGCGTCATGTATTCGCGCCAGCTGGCGTTCGCGCAGCCGGCGACGGCGCTGGTGTTCGACGCGACGCTGCTGGAGCAGCCGGTGCGACAGGATGAGCGCAGTTTGAAGGCGTTCCTGCGCGACGCGCCGCACAACGTGGTGGTCAAGTACTCGGACCGCAGCAGCATGGGTGCGCGCGTGCGCAGGCTGCTGCGCAACCAGCGCCCGGATCAATGGCCGACCTTCGAAGACCTGGCCGTCAGCCTGAACCTGTCGGCGTCGTCATTGCGGCGCCGGCTGATGGAGGAGGGCGTGAGCTACCAGGACCTGAAGGATGCGCTGCGGCGCGACCTGGCGATCGAGGCGCTCAGCCATTCCGGGCGCGCGGTCGCCGATATCGCGGCCGAGCTCGGCTTTGCCGAGCCCGGCGCGTTCCACCGGGCGTTCCGGCGCTGGACCGGATCGCGCCCCGGCGCGTACCGCCGCGTGGCGGAAGGCTGA
- a CDS encoding type II toxin-antitoxin system VapB family antitoxin, producing MRTTVTIDDALYEQALEMADPGMDKADLFREAIKTFVRVQAAKRLAALGGAAPGMQDIPRRNPEPGAK from the coding sequence ATGCGCACCACCGTCACGATCGATGACGCCCTGTATGAACAAGCACTGGAGATGGCGGACCCCGGTATGGACAAAGCAGACCTGTTTCGCGAGGCAATCAAGACTTTCGTTCGGGTGCAGGCCGCCAAGCGCCTCGCGGCCCTCGGCGGCGCAGCGCCCGGCATGCAAGACATACCGCGCCGCAATCCCGAACCCGGCGCCAAATGA
- the fghA gene encoding S-formylglutathione hydrolase, translating to MELISQHGCHGGVQRFYRHDSAAIGLPMRFSVYLPPQAQAGARVQVLFYLAGLTCTEETFMIKAGAQRFAAEHGLMLVAPDTSPRGAGVPGEADAWDFGVGAGFYLDATEAPWHKHWRMESYVAEELFELVTSALPGDAARVGIFGHSMGGHGALVLAQRHPQRFRSVSAFAPIAAPTRCPWGEKAFTGYLGSDRAAWVQYDASELMARQQGAPFPAGILVDQGMDDQFLQSQLHPDAFAAACQAVGQPLTLRRHSGYDHGYYFITSFIADHIRHHAAQL from the coding sequence ATGGAACTGATCTCGCAACATGGCTGCCACGGCGGCGTGCAGCGCTTCTATCGCCATGACTCGGCGGCGATCGGGCTGCCGATGCGTTTCTCGGTCTACCTGCCGCCGCAGGCGCAGGCTGGCGCCCGGGTGCAGGTGCTGTTCTACCTGGCCGGCCTGACCTGCACCGAAGAGACCTTCATGATCAAGGCCGGCGCACAGCGTTTTGCCGCCGAGCACGGCCTGATGCTGGTGGCACCGGATACCAGCCCGCGCGGCGCGGGCGTGCCCGGCGAAGCGGATGCGTGGGACTTCGGCGTGGGCGCAGGGTTTTATCTCGATGCCACCGAGGCACCGTGGCACAAGCACTGGCGCATGGAAAGCTATGTCGCGGAAGAACTGTTCGAACTGGTGACCAGCGCGTTGCCGGGCGATGCCGCGCGCGTCGGCATCTTCGGGCATTCGATGGGCGGGCACGGTGCGCTGGTGCTGGCGCAGCGCCATCCGCAGCGCTTCCGCTCGGTGTCGGCGTTCGCGCCGATCGCCGCGCCGACGCGCTGCCCGTGGGGTGAAAAGGCCTTTACCGGCTACCTCGGCAGCGACCGCGCCGCGTGGGTACAGTATGACGCGAGCGAGCTGATGGCACGCCAGCAGGGTGCGCCGTTCCCGGCCGGCATCCTGGTCGACCAAGGCATGGACGACCAGTTCCTGCAAAGCCAGCTGCATCCGGACGCTTTCGCCGCGGCCTGCCAGGCCGTGGGCCAGCCGCTGACGCTGCGCCGGCACAGCGGCTACGACCACGGCTATTACTTCATCACCAGCTTTATCGCCGACCACATCCGGCACCACGCCGCGCAGCTGTAG
- a CDS encoding type II toxin-antitoxin system VapC family toxin encodes MNVLVDTSVWVGHFRQRNDALIRLMEADQVLTHPLVLAELACGTPPSPRAQTLGDIGLLQATKQATLAEVIALVEREQLYGLGCGLVDVTLLASTLITPGARLWTLDQRLSALTTRFGVEYRPRLH; translated from the coding sequence ATGAACGTGCTCGTCGATACCTCGGTATGGGTGGGCCATTTCCGGCAGCGCAATGACGCCCTGATCCGCCTGATGGAGGCGGACCAGGTGCTGACCCACCCCCTGGTCTTGGCCGAACTGGCCTGCGGCACGCCACCGTCGCCGCGGGCACAGACGCTCGGCGACATCGGGCTGTTGCAGGCCACCAAGCAAGCGACGCTGGCGGAAGTCATCGCACTGGTCGAGCGAGAGCAACTGTATGGCTTGGGTTGCGGCCTGGTGGATGTCACATTGCTGGCTTCGACCCTGATTACCCCCGGCGCCCGCCTGTGGACGCTGGACCAGCGCCTGAGCGCTTTGACCACCAGGTTTGGCGTGGAATATCGTCCTCGCCTGCACTAG
- a CDS encoding NTP/NDP exchange transporter, whose protein sequence is MDEPARDAPTGSLARLWRGFGVRNGEAGAVVAGFLFFFCLFASYFMLRPVRETMGIAGGVKNLQWLFTATFVVMLAAIPLYGAVCAWLPRRRFVPWVYAFFIANLLAFAMATRALPDNVWLARVFYVWLSVFNLFVVSVAWSLMADVFRPEQARRLFALLAAGASAGGLAGPVLGGWLVPHIGLTGLMLLSAALLAATLPGVGWLFGWRRRAGAGVGQPGQVASSAGQDPANPIGGGLLAGLSLLLRSRYLLGIALFVILLATASTFLYFEQARLVAEAFPERTRQTQVFSALDAVVQALTILVQLFFTGRMARRYGVTVLLTAVPLAVAAGFVVLALLPTFGVLAAIMILRRVGEYALVRPGREMLFTVVDAETKYKAKNVIDTAVYRAGDAVSAWVKTAIDALSGHPATVALAGALLAVGWAGLGWWLGRRHAGQLGTTGDGLGRDAGHAAELAARRR, encoded by the coding sequence GTGGACGAGCCCGCGCGCGACGCACCCACCGGAAGCCTGGCCCGGCTGTGGCGCGGCTTCGGCGTGCGCAACGGCGAAGCCGGCGCCGTGGTGGCCGGCTTCCTGTTCTTCTTCTGCTTGTTCGCCAGCTACTTCATGCTGCGTCCGGTGCGCGAGACCATGGGCATCGCCGGCGGCGTGAAAAACCTGCAATGGCTGTTCACCGCCACCTTTGTCGTGATGCTGGCGGCGATCCCGCTGTACGGCGCGGTCTGCGCCTGGCTGCCGCGGCGCCGCTTCGTGCCATGGGTATACGCCTTCTTCATTGCCAACCTGCTGGCCTTTGCCATGGCCACGCGCGCCCTGCCCGACAACGTCTGGCTGGCGCGCGTGTTTTATGTGTGGCTATCCGTATTCAACCTGTTCGTGGTGTCGGTGGCCTGGAGCCTGATGGCCGATGTGTTCCGGCCCGAGCAGGCGCGCCGCCTGTTCGCGCTGCTGGCCGCCGGCGCCAGTGCGGGGGGACTGGCCGGGCCGGTGCTGGGCGGCTGGCTGGTGCCGCACATCGGCCTGACCGGCCTGATGCTGCTGTCGGCCGCCCTGCTGGCCGCCACGCTGCCGGGCGTGGGCTGGCTGTTCGGCTGGCGCCGCCGTGCCGGTGCCGGAGTCGGGCAGCCTGGCCAGGTTGCTTCCAGCGCCGGGCAGGATCCGGCCAACCCGATCGGCGGCGGGCTGTTGGCCGGGCTGTCGCTGCTGCTGCGCTCGCGCTACCTGCTCGGCATCGCCCTGTTCGTGATCCTGCTGGCCACGGCCAGCACCTTCCTCTACTTCGAGCAGGCCCGTCTCGTCGCCGAGGCCTTCCCCGAGCGCACCCGCCAGACCCAGGTGTTCAGCGCGCTGGATGCCGTGGTGCAGGCGCTGACCATCCTGGTCCAGCTGTTCTTCACCGGCCGCATGGCGCGCCGCTACGGCGTTACCGTACTGCTGACCGCGGTGCCGCTGGCCGTCGCCGCGGGCTTCGTCGTGCTGGCCCTGCTGCCTACCTTCGGCGTGCTCGCCGCCATCATGATCCTGCGGCGCGTCGGGGAATATGCGCTGGTGCGTCCGGGCCGCGAAATGCTGTTCACCGTCGTCGATGCCGAGACCAAGTACAAGGCCAAGAACGTCATCGACACCGCCGTCTACCGCGCCGGCGATGCGGTCAGCGCCTGGGTCAAGACCGCGATCGATGCGCTGTCCGGCCATCCGGCGACGGTGGCATTGGCGGGTGCGTTGCTGGCGGTGGGCTGGGCGGGCCTGGGCTGGTGGCTGGGGCGACGGCATGCGGGGCAGTTGGGAACAACAGGTGATGGTCTTGGCCGTGATGCAGGCCATGCGGCTGAACTAGCCGCCCGCAGACGCTGA